GGCCGAGGCGGTCCGTCGCCAGCGCGGCCTGGATGCCGCGCCGAGCGCGATCGCGGTCGTCGCGATGGGCCGCTACGGCGGCTTCGAGCTGTCCTACGGCAGCGACGCCGACGTGATGTTCGTCCACGACCCGGTCGACGGGGTCGAGCCCCAGGTCGCGTCGTCCTACGCCACGGCCGTCGTCGCCGAGCTGCGCCGGCTGCTGTCGCTGCCCGCCAGCGACCCGCCGCTCGAGGTCGACCCCGATCTGCGGCCCGAGGGCAAGAACGGGCCGATGGTGCGGACCGTGGAGTCCTACGCCGCCTACTACGCCAAGTGGTCGCACGTGTGGGAGTTCCAGGCCCTGCTGCGCGCCGACGCGGTGGTCGGCGACGAGGCGCTGCGGCAGCGCTTCACCGAGCTCGTCGACCCGCTGCGGTTCCCCGCGGGCGGCATCAGCGAGGCCGACGTCGTCGAGGTGCGCCGGATCAAGGCCCGGGTCGACGACGAGCGGCTGCCGCGCGGCGCCGACCGGCACACCCACCTCAAGCTGGGCCGCGGCGGACTGGCCGACGTCGAGTGGACCGTGCAGCTGCTGCAGATGCGGCACGCCGGCGCGGTCGAGGCGCTGCGCACGCCCCAGACGTTGCCGGCGCTCGAGGCGGCCGCCGCGGCGGGGCTGGTCGGGGAGGACGACGCGGCGACGCTCGCCGAGGCGTGGCGGCTGGTCAGCCGGGTGCGCAACGCCGTCACGCTCGTCCGGGGGCGACCGGCCGACCAGCTGCCGCGCGACGCCCGGGAGCGCGCCGCGGTCGCGCGGGTGCTCGGCTACCCCCAGGGCGCGTCCGACCAGATGGTCAACGACTACCTGCGCACCACCCGCCGGGCCCACGCGGTGGTCGAACGCGTGTTCTGGGAGTGAAGTCCCTTGCTTCATCCGACCCAGAAGAAGGTATGATCTTCAGATGAGCGAGATGAAGCCCAAGCCTTCAGTCACCGTGATCGGTGATCTGGTGGGCTCGCGCCGCAGCGCCGACCGTGCCGCCGTGCACGACCGGTTCGCGCGGGCGGTCGCCGAGGTCAACGCGTCCTTCGCGCCCCCGGTGCCGCTCCGGATCGGGGTCGGGGACGAGTTCCAGGGCATCTTCGCCACCCTCGGTGACGCGGTCGCCGCGACCCTGCGGCTGCGGCTGGCGCTGCTGCCGGACGTCGACGTGCGCCAGGGCATCGGCTGGGGCAGCGTGCTCGTGCTCGCCGAGGAGCCGCGCGTCGAGGACGGCCCCGGCTGGTGGGCCGCGCGGTCGGCGATCGACGCCGCCGAGGACTACGGGCGCCGCGCGCCGCTGCGGGGGGTCCGCACGGCGTACGCGGCGGCCGAGGGCGAGCACGGGCCCGCGCCGGCGCTGGTCAACGCGGCGCTGATGACCCGCGACCAGATCGTCTCCGGCCTGTCGCCGCGCTCGATGTCGGTGCTGGATGGTCTGCTGAGGGGCAGGCTGCAGCAGGAGATCGCCGACGACCTCGGCATCAGCCCGTCCGCGGTGTCGCAGCGGGTGCGGGCCGACGGCATGGGCGTCGTGCTGGCCGCCGACGACCTGGTGCGCGGACTGTGACGGAAGGAGGGGTGCGATGAGCTGGCTCGGGATCCTGCTGATCGGCTTCGCGGTGACCGACCTGACCCACTCGGTGCGCCGCACGCGGCTCCTGCCGGGGTGCGTCGGCGGGCTGGTGGCGCTCGGTGTCGGCCTGCTCGCCGGCCTGACGTCCGGCCGCGACGTGGCCGCGCTGCTGCTGGTCGCGGCGGTCGTGGTGCTGTGGGACCTGACCGTCACCTGGGGCTTCGGCCACCCGGGACCGGCATGGCTCCCGCTGACCCTGTTCGTGCTGGCTGTCGGCGGCGCCGTGGCCTGCTCCGGCCTCGCCCCCGAGGCCGCCGGGCCGCTCGGACGCTGGCTCGACGACGTCACCGTGCCCGCCCTCGCCGGCGTCTCGCCCGACCGCTTCCTGCTGGTGCTCGGCGGCTTCGGCGTCCAGCTCTCCACCGGCAACGTCCTGGTCCGGCTGGTGCTGAAGACCACCGGCACGATCAACCCCCGCGCGGACGGCGCCATGCCGCCCACCCAGCTCAAGGGCGGCCGGCTGCTCGGCCCGCTCGAGCGGGTCTTCATCCTCGCGCTGGCGCTGGGCGGGCAGGTCACCGCGGCGTCAATCGTGGTCGCGGCGAAGGGCCTGCTCCGCTTCCCCGAGCTGTCGTCGCGCCACGAGCAGCAGACCGTCCACGAGATGACGGAGTACTTCCTGCTCGGGTCGTTCGTCTCCTGGCTGGTCGCGCTGGGGTCATACGTGCTGCTGGCCTGAGCGGACGCTGCACCTCGCCCACTATGACGCGGGTTCTCCGGCCGTAGCGGTCTCCGGTCGCGGGGGTCAGCGAGGCCCAACGTGAATACCGACTTTGCTGCGCGTTCAACGTCCGGGAGCATGGGCACCCTGACCACCATCTGGAGAACGCCCGATGAGCACTACCCGCCTGACCCTCACCGCTGGCGAAGAGCTGCGGCTCACCCAGGTCATGGGCGACATCCAAGAGGCCGCGGCCGCCTACTACGCCGAGACCGCCTCACGTAGCGACCTCGGACGCCCCGTCCGCAACTGGCTCAGTAGCGTTCAAACGCTTAACGACCTCCTCGCCAACGAACTCGGTGACAAGACGACCTACACGTCGCTCTTCGGGACCAGCCCGACGCCTGGCGCGGCACTCATCAACGCCGTCAAGTACGCCCGCAACGCCGACCAGCACGTCATGCAGATCGTCGCGCCTCCCAAAGCAAACAGCCTCGTCGGCGGACTCCACGGCCTCCGGGTCTACGCGCTCTGGGAACCTATCCCGCGGGCCGTGCACGACAAGCTCCACGGCCGGACACAGAAGCTCCAGCCCGCGTACGTAGCGAACCTCGAAGGTCAAGAAGTCACCGGCACCATGCTTGCGGTCCTGCGGTTTTTCGCTGACCTCGCGCCCCAGATCGTTCACCGTGACCAGCGCGGAGAGTGGACCGGGTTCCCGTTGAAGCCCCAGCCCGCAGTACTTGCCAACATCCACCCTGACGAGCCGGTCGACGACGTTGAGGCAGCAAACCTGTGGCTCAACAACCGCCTCCCGAACGGCGACGCACGCGTCGTCTGCGGCCAGGTCACGAAGGATGGCGCCATCTACCTCGTCGGGTTCACTTTCGCCGACCAGCTCGCGTTCTCCCCGTTCATCGAGACGACCGACCAGGTCGAGCGCGACATCGCCGCAGGGTTCCCCTACCTGGTGGGTGACCTCGCGGCCAATGTCACGCAGGTCAAAGACAAGTTCCCCGGCGCAGAAGGGGTCCTGCACAGCGCCAACGACGTAGCCACCTGGGCTACGCCAGTGACTCAGACCCGGTATGACAAGGACTGGCTCTCAGTCAACGACCTCGACTGGTGGGGCCACTCGGTCAACATCGAGCACCCCGGCGTCGTCCCGGACTCCATCGCCTACGAACAGCGGCGCGCTTTCCGACTCAACGCCCATGCGCCGGCACGCTGACGAGCCGTCACCGACGCCCTCGGCCTCGGCGTCCCGATACGAACGCTCAGTTCCTCGCTAGACACTCCGCCCCACGAACCACCGAGCACTACGACCGTTCCCGCGGAAACCTCGACCGCCACGGCGTCCACTCTCTCACCGCCTACTTCGCTGGGGTCTAGGCGAGAGGGAGCGGCAGCTGTGCCGCGAAGGCGCATGCAAAACGCCCAGAACGGGCGTGTCCTGAGCTCGCCACTAGGCGGCATATCGATTTCGTGAATCTTGGCTGTACGTGACTGCCCCACCGCAGATCCGAACTTCTTCTTTACGCGAGACGACTGTCGGAGTCCCGATCGTCCGCCGACAGATCAACCTCCTCGAGTATGGCCAGCACCCGGCGTACTAGGTCTGGCGCATCGTCAACGGCGCCGCCTTCGGCCAGTAGAGCAGCAGCGCTGGGGAGGCCGCCCGCGGGATCAGGCACACCGAGCTCGGTAGCGACTTGCCGGGCACGGCGGAGAGAGTCGGCGCGTTCCTCATCGGTCGGCTCGCCACCGAAGGCCACGAGCGCCAGAATCGCCAGTAGTGATGCAGCGGCTTCGGGCTCGCGGTTGGACGCAGCACCGTACATGGCTGCGGATTGCCAGCCCATGAGCGTCTCTTCAGCCTGTTCTCGCGCGCCCGCGTAGATCGCCATGAGGAGAGTGAGCGCATTGTCGGTCCAGATCCAGAAGGACCCACGTGACAGCGCAACGGCGGCAGAGGACATTGGGTTCCACGATTCGTCGGCGGCGAGCGTGTAAACCGTTTCAGCGGGGAGCGGAAGATCGACTATGTGGTCGGCGGCCAGTTCCCTGAGCCAATCGAGACCAGTCTTGACGGCTTGGTCGATTGCGTCGTGGTCGTGACCGGCTGCCCGAAGGGCAGTGTCTCGCAGGGCGTCGAGGAGCGCCGGGGTACCGAACGCAATCACTCCTACTGCTCGGGCGGCACGTCGGAGTCCAAGGTCGTCACTCCACAGGGTCAGGCCTTCGTCCTCGGCCAGCTGAATGGGGTCGATCCACACCGAGTGCATGTCGTCGTCATGGAGGTCGGCGTAGACGGTGGGCTTGCCCGGCGAGCGAACACTGAGGCGGTCGATGTACTCGCTCACGGCCTCCGACCGCCGGAGGAGACGCATGAACTCGTCGTCGGTCAGTTCTGTGATGACGACCCGGCCACGCGTCTCGTCCCAGTGCATGCTGCCTGGGCTGCCAGCCATCCCACGGACGTCATCACGAAAGCGGTGAAGGTCCAGCATGGTTGCTGGTGCTGAGCGTATAGCGAGGAATCGACCGGTAATCGTGTCCGGCCTGCTCAGCGCTGCCAGCGTGATGATAGTTGCCGAGTCAACAATGACGGACTTGTTCAGCGCGCTAGCGGCCGCGTCGACCTCAAGTTGATGCTCGTCGTCGTGCTGACTGGCAGCCAATCTGGCTCCGAGGGCGCGTTGGGCTTCGAGAGTGGCTGTGCTGCGATTGACGACTCGTGCCAAGAGCCCCACAGGGACTCGACCCTGACGTACGAGCTCCGCGACCTCCTTCTTCACTTCGTCGGCTTCGGCCGCCTCTTTCAGCTGCACCATCATCCGGTCGAGAAGATCGGTCTCGTCCTCACCTTGAAGGATCCGAAGGCCCGTTGCGTCGCCATGACGGGCTATCAGTTCCTGGATTAGTTCGAACGCTTGCTTGTGAAGCTCGCCGGGGACGGCGTCCTGTGCGGCGAGCCGTCTCTGCTTGAGGTCATCGTCTTCGTCGGGGTTACCGACGCCGTGGGTTCGAGTCACGATCGCGGTCACAAGGGCGGTTGATAGACGAGCATCGTCGATGAATCGCTGTGCTAGCGCGAAGGCCTCGAACGCGGTGCGCTCATCCCAGACGCTTGCGTTGTTTGCGTTCGTCCAGAGGTAGGCATCTTGGCGGTTGCGTACAGGGGGGCTGTGCTTCCTGAGGCTGTCAGCGGCCCGAGCGATTCGCGCTTGATTCACCTGACAGGCGACCAGGTTCCAGACGAGCGTCGGACTCGGGTAGGCGTGGAGACCGATCGCCTGGTCAAAGTAGGACTCTGCGAGCGCCCAGTCCTCGCTCTGGCCGGCGCACTGGCCGAGGAACTCGAACATCTCCGCCCTGTCGACCTCCCGGATGTCGTTGACGGCGACAGCCACCTTGGCGACTTCCGAAGCCGCTAAGTAGTCATCTGCCCCGATCAGGGCTCGGGCTTGGTGCATCAGATAGTCAGGGGCCTTGGTCCGCTCGAACAGCGTCTTGGCTTGCTCGGCTGCTTCGCCGTAGCGCTTTGCCAGTCTCAGGTTCCCGAGCAGGTACTCCGCCGCGATCCTGTCGGACAGCGCGAGTTCTCGAAGCGCGGGGAGCGACGCATCGATGCCGTGACTCGGGATGGTGACGATCGCTTC
Above is a genomic segment from Nocardioides okcheonensis containing:
- a CDS encoding DUF4365 domain-containing protein, with amino-acid sequence MSDQMGELGVAEFTRAALRLGWKVRRQHESDQGIDAQIEKVNWVSRNGRNSHEETTGRLIAVQIKSGKSWFRSKTPAGWWFSFSERERNLWLNHALPVIVAMYHPELDRVYWQRISASTITKARTKYRVEVPANQTVDMAGSVWDDLAAGHERRALDVFELSLQGIPPGVAVRLRERPAKERPDAALLAMHLAEGRKNAAGTATSLLSAQPRWITDNAGWAWGIVGQYCSEHGLTSLAADAFELSADANGGDSRVRSLVAAATHRYFDDAAAANDLVRRAEDMPGEQVLRAVGRTVVAGTNDRGHWTVDSLLLQGGPEVEGSAPAQRLLCVHARMEERFDDAVHHGEAALRLDPLSSETMVMTADSLQGRWVLGGAASKDLSRCVNVLEQALDQRVRWAGKVDSIRAGLVRALEMAGDYKAAMRVALPPPAGDSGTADIDAKSVRLAAYAANRLGDSDALHQALELLGDEPDDQLAKVRCGALALERDEETALRMAALSTAETARDFSEIGQHCLELCADGVNVIERLRPHVESGVLPASLLRLCEAIVTIPSHGIDASLPALRELALSDRIAAEYLLGNLRLAKRYGEAAEQAKTLFERTKAPDYLMHQARALIGADDYLAASEVAKVAVAVNDIREVDRAEMFEFLGQCAGQSEDWALAESYFDQAIGLHAYPSPTLVWNLVACQVNQARIARAADSLRKHSPPVRNRQDAYLWTNANNASVWDERTAFEAFALAQRFIDDARLSTALVTAIVTRTHGVGNPDEDDDLKQRRLAAQDAVPGELHKQAFELIQELIARHGDATGLRILQGEDETDLLDRMMVQLKEAAEADEVKKEVAELVRQGRVPVGLLARVVNRSTATLEAQRALGARLAASQHDDEHQLEVDAAASALNKSVIVDSATIITLAALSRPDTITGRFLAIRSAPATMLDLHRFRDDVRGMAGSPGSMHWDETRGRVVITELTDDEFMRLLRRSEAVSEYIDRLSVRSPGKPTVYADLHDDDMHSVWIDPIQLAEDEGLTLWSDDLGLRRAARAVGVIAFGTPALLDALRDTALRAAGHDHDAIDQAVKTGLDWLRELAADHIVDLPLPAETVYTLAADESWNPMSSAAVALSRGSFWIWTDNALTLLMAIYAGAREQAEETLMGWQSAAMYGAASNREPEAAASLLAILALVAFGGEPTDEERADSLRRARQVATELGVPDPAGGLPSAAALLAEGGAVDDAPDLVRRVLAILEEVDLSADDRDSDSRLA
- a CDS encoding SatD family protein, which produces MSEMKPKPSVTVIGDLVGSRRSADRAAVHDRFARAVAEVNASFAPPVPLRIGVGDEFQGIFATLGDAVAATLRLRLALLPDVDVRQGIGWGSVLVLAEEPRVEDGPGWWAARSAIDAAEDYGRRAPLRGVRTAYAAAEGEHGPAPALVNAALMTRDQIVSGLSPRSMSVLDGLLRGRLQQEIADDLGISPSAVSQRVRADGMGVVLAADDLVRGL